The genomic DNA GCAGCGGATGCCGATCAGGCCGCGCCCGAAGCGGACCGGCGCCTCCGCCCAGCCCGGTCCGGTCAGCCCGTTCCGGCGCCCGTCGATGGCGATGCCGCCGGGTCGCGGCCCGGCGGCCGCCATCCCGTCGGTCGCGAAGCCGATGACGCGGGCGAAATCCGCGGTCGGGACATCCGAGAAGATCGGATCGGCGACGAGCGCCGCGAGACCCGGGAACGCTCCCGTCGCCACGTCGCAGCCGAGAGCGCCGAGGTTCGCGGCCAGCGCCTTGGTCTCGGGTGCGAGGAGCAACGCGTGGCGGGCCGGCGCCCGCGCGAGCCGCGCGAGGTTCAGGTCGGCGAGATCGGTGAGGAACGCCGCCTCCATCCGGAAGCCGCCCACGGTGAGGCTGTCCGGCTCCTGCGCCGGGGCGGACCCGTCCGGCAGGCGGCCGATCGTCTGCGCCCGCAGCCGCATCTCGCGCAGATACGCGCGCCCGGTCGTGACCGGCGCCAGCAGGACGAGGCGGTCGACGGCCTCCGCCTCGCCGGCCAGAGCCGCGAAGGTCGCGCCGAGCCGCAGGCCGACGACGACGATCTCCGCGACGCCGGTCGTCGCGCGCAGGTACGCGACGGCCCCACGCACCGCAGCGACGCAGCCAGCGACCCGCGCCTCGTCCAGATCGGCCGAGTCGCCCTCGCCCGGATAGTCGAAGCGCAGCGTCGGGCAGCCCGCCGCGGCGAGGCCCTCGGCCAGGGAGCGCCAGGGCCGATGCGCGGCCATCTGCTCGAAGCCGTAGGCCCCACAGAGGACGACGCCCCGCGTCCCGGCCGCCGGATGAAGCCACCCGAACAGCCCGTCGAAGGTCACCGGCACCGACACCGCGGCCTCGGACCCGACTTCACCCGTCATGACCGAATTCCACGATCTCGTCGCTGTTGATGGCCCGCACGCGCCCGCGCGGGAGCCGGGCGGCCTCCGCGAAGGAGATGATCCGGCTCGACCTCGGGGCGAGGTGGAAGCCGCTGTCGGCCGGCCGTGCCCCCGGGGCCAGCACCTGGACGCCGCGGGCGAAGCGCTCGGTGCTGATCCGCAGACCCGGCCCCGCCTCGGTCGCGACAGCTTCGGCCCGGAGGCCGACGGTCGACCGGTCGAGCGGCCCCGCGCTCAGGACGTGGAAGCTGTCGGCGATCACGCGCCCGTCGGCGTCGGTCAGCCGCGCGTGCGCGAGATCGTGGATCCGGGGCCCGAAGCGGTAGCTGTCGGTGGCGTCGAAGAAGCGCCCGAGAAGGGTCGCGGAGGTGAACGTGAGCGCCGCCCGCGGGCCAACCACGAGATCGCGCTCGGCGCGCGCCGCGACGCGGCCCGCCACATCGCAGAAGATCAGGGACAGCGTCAGCGCCCGGGCCGTCGCCGTCTCGTTGAGGACGTGGACATGGAGGCCGTCGAGGCCCTCATCGGTCAGGAGGACTTGGACCGGGCGGAAGGCGCGCCTCATCGCGTACCAGGCCGATTTCGGGCGCTGCGTCCAGTCGATCACGCCCCAGCCGGCTCCGGGCGCGAGGTCGCGCATCATCAGGACGAGGCCGCCGGCCGTCGGCGAGCGCGGCCGGCGCCACTCGGAGAAAGTCGCCTCCATGACCTCGGCCACCGCGGCGCGGCCGAGCTCGAGGTAGCGGTCCGGGTCCTCGGCGCGCAGGGACGCCGGATCGACGCCGTAGAGCGCGCCGACGTAGTGGTCGCGCACCGTCTCGAAGTCCCAATCGGTGCCGCGGTCCTGCGGGATGCCGGCCTGCCAGAGCGGGTCGGCCGGTCCGGTCGGGCCCAGCGTGCCGGGTTCGGGCGGGTTGGCGAAGGCGAGGCACTCGCTGGCGAACCCGACCTCGGCCCGGCGGGCATCTTCCAGGGGCCGTCGATAGGCGCCGACGCCGAAATAGTGCGTGCAACCCCCGCGCGGCGAGAACGGCAGGTCGC from Methylobacterium oryzae includes the following:
- a CDS encoding alpha/beta fold hydrolase, giving the protein MTGEVGSEAAVSVPVTFDGLFGWLHPAAGTRGVVLCGAYGFEQMAAHRPWRSLAEGLAAAGCPTLRFDYPGEGDSADLDEARVAGCVAAVRGAVAYLRATTGVAEIVVVGLRLGATFAALAGEAEAVDRLVLLAPVTTGRAYLREMRLRAQTIGRLPDGSAPAQEPDSLTVGGFRMEAAFLTDLADLNLARLARAPARHALLLAPETKALAANLGALGCDVATGAFPGLAALVADPIFSDVPTADFARVIGFATDGMAAAGPRPGGIAIDGRRNGLTGPGWAEAPVRFGRGLIGIRCRPDRAESAAPTILFVSTGMSVHSGWGRQTTDLARRLAAEGIASVRFDLRGIGDSDERPDGRKPLFAGDGFADVAAAVDLIAGAGGPILLVGGCSGAYAAFHALCRDRRIDGALLLNLYCFDWDPDQDLEQVIRQTFGSASTYAALLKRGATWRRLIRGEIRIAAIASVLARRGIEAGIRRLRRALRPGPLGGSPARRVAALRRRGAEIRLLFSAGDPGLAAVRRHLGRSPGPADRRVGAPVTVVPGVDHNFGSRQAQARVAEALQDLLRAVRRAHATRTVAAKAAAPGSGLTLAGRT